Part of the Deltaproteobacteria bacterium genome is shown below.
GACCAGCGCCCGCTCGATCGAATCCCCCTCGTCCCGGATCGCCTCCACGGGAATCGACTCGACGCGGGTGTACTTGAGGTAGTCGAGGACCTTCCGGAGGCTGCACAGGCCGATCAGCAGGTGCTCCCGCTCGATGAACGGGTGCCGCACCCGGGCGGCCTCAGACGCCCCGATCTCCCATGCCATCCGCGCGGCCTTGGTCACCCTGGTCATGATCAGACCCTGAATTCGGTGAGGGAGCGGAACGCGGAGACGCGCAGTGCGATGTCCTCCTGCGACAGCTCCTCGAGGCGTCCGGTGCTGAACGCCTCCACCGTGAACGAGGCGATCGCGCTGCCGTACATCGTGGCCAGGCGGTAATCCATCTCCGTGAGCGGCGCCCCGTCCCTCGACGCGAGGTACCCCATGAACCCGCCGGCGAAGCTGTCGCCCGCCCCCGTGGGGTCGAAGATGGTCTCCAGCGGATACGCCGGGGCGGCGAACAGCTCGCCGTCGGACAGGTGCAGGACCCCGTACTCCCCCCGCTTGATGACCACGCGCCCCGGCCCCATGTGCATCACCTTCCGGGCGGCCTTGACCAGGTTGAACTCCCCGGTGAGCTCCCGGATCTCCGCCTCGTTGATCACCACGATGTGGACGTTCCGGATCACTTCGCGGAGCAGCTGGGGGCTCTTGCCGATCCAGAAGTTCATCGTGTCGAGGGCGACGATCTTCGGGTCGCGCACCTGGGCGAGGATGTCGAGCTGGAGGCGCGGATCGATGTTCCCGAGGAACACGTACGGCGTGTCCCGCCACCCCGCCGGAAGGACCGGCGCGAAATCCCGGAACACGTTCAGGTCGGTCCGCACCGTGTGCGCGGTGTTCAGGTCGAACTCGTAATACCCCTTCCAGTGGAACGTCTCGCCGTCGGCGACCTTCAGCCCCGAAAGGTCGATCCCGCGCGCGGAGAGCATGCCGATCGTCTCCTTCGGGAAATCTCGCCCCACCACGGAGACCAGCCGAACGGGCGCGAGGTAGCTGGCCGCCAGCGAAAAGTAGGTGGCGGACCCCCCGATCACGCGCTCGACCTCCCCGAACGGGGACTTGATGCTGTCGAACGCCATCGATCCAACGACGAGAAGGCTCATCCCGGGCTCCCGGACGAAGGCGATTATAAAACGACCCCCACATGATAGCGCAGGACGGGGGGCCCGGTCACTTGGAACCCCAGAGCTGCTTCAGCCGGGCGTCCCTCCCGCACGCCGCACGGTAGTACCGGTACCGGATCGGGTTCTTCCGGTAGTAATGCTGGTGGTACTCCTCCGCGGGCCAGAACTCGCCCGACGGGGAGATCCCGGTCACCACCTTTTCGGGGAACGGCTTCCTTTTCTCCAGATCGCGCAGCGACTCCTCCGCCGCACGCCGCTGTTCCTCCCCGTGGAAGAAGATCCCCGACCGGTACTGGTTCCCCACGTCGCAGAACTGGCGATCGGACGTGGTCGGGTCGATGTTGCGCCAGAACACCTCGAGCAGCTTCGCGTACGGGATCTTCGCCGGATCGAACACCACCTGCACGGCCTCCGCGTGGCCGGTGCCCCCGGACGAAACCTCCTCGTAGGTCGGACTCTTCTTCCAACCGCCCGTGTAGCCGGAAGTCACCGAGACCACCCCCGCCAACTCGTCGAACGGATGTTCCATGCACCAGAAGCACCCTCCCGCGAAGGTGGCCTTCTCGAGTTTTCCGTCCGCGGCCCGGGCTTCCGCCGCGGGGGAAGCGGCCGCGAGGACGATTGCCAGAGGCGGAATCAGCGCCAGGATCCAGTGCCAATGCGGTTTCATGTCGTTCTCTCCTCCGCGCGTTTCCTCCTTAGATGGCGGCGGGGAGGAGGAGATCCGCGAGCAGGGACGCCAGGACGAGGACGAGGTAGGCGATCGAGGCGGCGAACGCGCGTCCGTACCGGCGGGTGGAAACGGTGTCCCGGTAGAAGACGGCGAGGAAACCGGCGCCCAGGATCGCCGCCGCCCAGCCGAACCGGCCGGACAGTCCCCCGAGCGCCCAGAGGGAAAGCGACACGGGCGGCAGCGCCGCGGCGTAGAGGAAGATCAGCACCTTGGTGTACGTCTCGCCGAACGCCACCGGGAGCACCGGCACGCCCGCGGCCCGGTACTCCTCCCCGTGCCGCAGCGCGAGCGCCCAGAAATGGGGCGGCTGCCACAGGACGAGGAAGAGGAAGAGGAGGACTCCGTCGATCCCGAGGGAGGGTCGGACGGCGGCGTACCCGATCAGGACCGGCAGCGCGCCGGGGACCGCGCCGGGGATGGTCCCGTACGGCGACCGTCGCTTCCACACCAGCGTGTACAGGACGACGTAGCCGACGGCGGCGGCCGCCAGCAGGACGGAGACCGTCGGGTTGAGAAAGACGGCGGAGGCTCCGACCGAGGCGACGACCGCGGCGATCGCCACGCCGGCGGTCGTCGCGCGGCCGACCGAACGGAGCGCCCGGACGCGACCGGAGAGGCGGGGCATCTTCCGGTCCATCTCCTCGTCCAGGACCGTGTTCAGCGCCGCGGATCCCCCCGCGGCCCCGAGGATGCAGGACAGCGTCAGGGCGGCGACGCGGGCGTCGGGGAGGCCCCTCCGGGCGAGGACCATCCCGGCGAACCCGGCCAGGGTCACCGCGGCGACGATCCCCGGCTTGGCCAGCAGGGCGGCGGACGGTTTCAGAGGGGAGGAAGGGATAAGGCCGAACCTTCCGCCCGCACGGCGTTCACCCACAGGTGGCCGAGGACCACGAGCATCCCGAGCGCCACGGCCAGGTGAAGCGCCGCGGCGGCGAAATGGAGCCGCGTGAGGACCACCGTCGCCCCGACCGCGATCTGGACGACCGACAGGAGCAGGAACGAAAGGGCCAGCCCGCGGTTCCCGCGCTGGCGCGCGTCCTTCCGGACGAAGAGGTAGAGCGACACCGCGGTCAGCAGGATCAGGCCGGCGACCAGCCGGTGGGAGAAGTGCGCCAGCACGGGCCAGGAGAAAAGCGGCGGGATCCATCGCCCCAGGCAGGTCGGAAAGTCGGGACAGGCGAGACCCGCCCCGAGGTGCCGGACGTACGCGCCCAGGGACGCCTGGGAGTAGACCAGCGCGGCCAGGCACAGGAAGACCGCGGCCGACCCGCGGAACGGGAGCGAGACGCGCCGGTACTCGCCGTCGAAGGTCATCATGCAGAACGCCAGGAGGAAGACGAGGAGCCCGGTCATGAAGTGGACCGTGGTGAGCTGCACCGGGATCTCGAGGAGAACGACCGCCCCCCCCATCGCGACCTCGGCGAGCAGGAGGAGCAGGGCCATGACGGGGATCAGCCTCGCCGCGCCGTCGTACCGCCGGTAGCGGCGGAGGGAAAGCGCGACCAGGAAGATCGAGGCGATCCCGGCGATCACCCGGTGGAGGAACTCCATGTAGATGTCCCACCGCAGGGG
Proteins encoded:
- the cyoE gene encoding protoheme IX farnesyltransferase, yielding MGERRAGGRFGLIPSSPLKPSAALLAKPGIVAAVTLAGFAGMVLARRGLPDARVAALTLSCILGAAGGSAALNTVLDEEMDRKMPRLSGRVRALRSVGRATTAGVAIAAVVASVGASAVFLNPTVSVLLAAAAVGYVVLYTLVWKRRSPYGTIPGAVPGALPVLIGYAAVRPSLGIDGVLLFLFLVLWQPPHFWALALRHGEEYRAAGVPVLPVAFGETYTKVLIFLYAAALPPVSLSLWALGGLSGRFGWAAAILGAGFLAVFYRDTVSTRRYGRAFAASIAYLVLVLASLLADLLLPAAI
- the msrA gene encoding peptide-methionine (S)-S-oxide reductase MsrA translates to MKPHWHWILALIPPLAIVLAAASPAAEARAADGKLEKATFAGGCFWCMEHPFDELAGVVSVTSGYTGGWKKSPTYEEVSSGGTGHAEAVQVVFDPAKIPYAKLLEVFWRNIDPTTSDRQFCDVGNQYRSGIFFHGEEQRRAAEESLRDLEKRKPFPEKVVTGISPSGEFWPAEEYHQHYYRKNPIRYRYYRAACGRDARLKQLWGSK
- a CDS encoding sugar kinase — translated: MSLLVVGSMAFDSIKSPFGEVERVIGGSATYFSLAASYLAPVRLVSVVGRDFPKETIGMLSARGIDLSGLKVADGETFHWKGYYEFDLNTAHTVRTDLNVFRDFAPVLPAGWRDTPYVFLGNIDPRLQLDILAQVRDPKIVALDTMNFWIGKSPQLLREVIRNVHIVVINEAEIRELTGEFNLVKAARKVMHMGPGRVVIKRGEYGVLHLSDGELFAAPAYPLETIFDPTGAGDSFAGGFMGYLASRDGAPLTEMDYRLATMYGSAIASFTVEAFSTGRLEELSQEDIALRVSAFRSLTEFRV
- a CDS encoding heme A synthase produces the protein MLGRATVGLLFLLLVWGNLVAGLKAGLACPDWPLCHGKVLPPLRWDIYMEFLHRVIAGIASIFLVALSLRRYRRYDGAARLIPVMALLLLLAEVAMGGAVVLLEIPVQLTTVHFMTGLLVFLLAFCMMTFDGEYRRVSLPFRGSAAVFLCLAALVYSQASLGAYVRHLGAGLACPDFPTCLGRWIPPLFSWPVLAHFSHRLVAGLILLTAVSLYLFVRKDARQRGNRGLALSFLLLSVVQIAVGATVVLTRLHFAAAALHLAVALGMLVVLGHLWVNAVRAEGSALSLPPL